The Osmerus eperlanus chromosome 1, fOsmEpe2.1, whole genome shotgun sequence genome includes the window AACCACATATCATGTAAACGTCCAACAGTGCAGTCTATGACATGACTGACTGCTATGTAGAAGGCCTGGAACACAGCCTAAGTTTCAGAAACAGGAAGTAAAGGGGTGGTCACTATATCAGCGCATCACTCAGTCTTCATCACTCTCATCGAGCTGTTCTCTGCGTAGGTCACCGAAGCTGAACTCGGACCCTGTTAGACGGCGATATATATCCTTGatatcctcacattctgtttcgAAGTGTGACGTGGCATCGTAGGAGCGAGACACAAAGATCTGAAGGAAAGAGAGGTTGTAGTACAGCAGCTTCACAGACTACACAACCCATAATCCCTTGCACATCTTGAATGAAACAACAACCCCTTGAACAGACTTACTTGGCTCTTCCTGCCGTCTTCATTGGGGACAACCAGGTTGCCGACGGAGACAAACCTGTGGGCCAGATGTAACGTCAGCTTCTATCAGCTAATATTCCAGATGTAACGTCAGCTGTCTATCAGCTAATATTCCAAATGTAACGTCAGCTGTCTATCAGCTAATATTCCAAATGTAACGTCAGCTGTCTATCAGCTAATATTCCAGATGTAACGTCAGCTGTCTATCAGCTAATATTCCAAATGTAACGTCAGCTGTCTATCAGCTAATATTCCAAATGTTTATCATTATACCGATGATACACAAATTGTTCTGTGATGTTGAAGAAAGGTGGTTGTTATAAATGCCTTACAGCAGTTTCAGTATCATAGTAAGGTAGATCTGTTGAGCTAGAACATGTTCTACAAACAACCATCTGCATGATGTGCTACAACCAGAAGTGGAACCTCCTTCTGCATGATGATCTAGAACCAGGAGTGGAACCTCCTTCTGCATGATGATCTAGAACCAGGAGTGGAACCTCCTTCTGCATGATGATCTAGAACCAGGAGTGGAACCTCCTTCTGCATGATGATCTAGAACCAGGAGTGGAACCTCCTTCTGCATGATGATCTAGAACCGGGAGTGGAACCTACTTCTGCATGATGATCTAGAACATACTTCTGCATGATGGGCTCCAGGAGTTCTAGAGCCGGCTGCACCTCCTTCTCTGGGTTGCTGGTCTCTACGGTGGTGCTCACAACCGCCATGTATGTCCCATCCGCCGCCACGTTATGAGAGTAGGACACCAGGCACACGTAGATGTCTGTAAGACAAGGGGTCAAAGCCTGTCGGGACGCCTGTCAACATGTATCCTCTCTTACTACATGAGTACATAAATGCACCTGATTTCCTGTTGAGTTGTGTTTGAGGGATGATGATTTGACAGGAGCTGGCGTCATgggtgtttttgattggatgaTTCAGGAGACACATGACCCGTATGACACGGCCCACTTTCTTTACCCGGTTGGGTACATAGCTGGGGTCACAAATTAACTGTTTACAGTGGAACAACTAGAACAAGAGAGAACAAGaaaaccagcagagagagagaaagaaagggagagagagagagagagagagagggggggagacaaaaAATAGACACAGAGAAAAAATAGTCTTAGTTTATTCACACACAAGCCTGTTCTCACTGTGTATTTAGTCGTTCTGTTCTTCTTACCTCTCCCTCGGATTTCACTCCAACCACTTTCCCACTTTCCATCACAATCTGCTCCACCTCTCTGTTCAGAATGCAGGTCCCTCCATACTCTGCACTCAGCCTGccacacaggggagaggggagtgtgtgtcagtgtgtgtgtgtcagtaagccagccacacaggggagaggggagtgtgtgtcagtgtgtgtgtgtcagtaagccagccacacaggggagaggggagtgtgtgtcagtgtgtgtgtcagtcagcctgccacacaggggagaggggagtgtgtgtcagtgtgtgtgtgtgtcagtcagccacacaggggagaggggagtgtgtgtcagtgtgtgtgtgtgtgtgtcagtcagccagccacacaggggagaggggagtgtgtgtcagtgtgtgtgtgtgtgtgtcagtcagccacacaggggagaggggagtgtgtgtcagtgtgtgtgtgtgtgtgtgtcagtcagccagccacacaggggagaggggagtgtgtgtcagtgtgtgtgtgtgtgtgtcagtcagccagccacacaggggagaggggagtgtgtgtcagtgtgtgtgtgtgtgtgtcagtcagccacacaggggagaggggagtgtgtgtcagtgtgtgtgtgtgtgtgtcagtcagccagccacacaggggagaggggagtgtgtgtcagtgtgtgtgtgtgtgtgtcagtcagccagccacacaggggagaggggagtgtgtgtcagtgtgtgtgtgtgtgtgtcagtcagccagccacacaggggagaggggagtgtgtgtcagtgtgtgtgtgtgtgtcagtcagcctgccacacaggggagaggggagtgtgtgtcagtgtgtgtgtgtgtgtgtcagtcagcctgccacacaggggagaggggagtgtgtgtcagtgtgtgtgtgtgtgtgtcagtcagccagccacacaggggagaggggggtgtgtgtcagtgtgtgtgtgtgtgtgtgtgtcagtcagccagccacacaggggagaggggggtaagGGGAGGAccatgagcagtgtgtgtgtgtgtctgggggggtgCACCTGGCTGTGGACAtagcatcgtgtgtgtgtgtgtgtgtgtgtgtgttacagtatcACCTGGCGAAGCCTTGTGGTAGTTCCCCAAGCCCATATATAGGATAGAGGAAGGGGCTGTTGTTGTGTCGGGCCTGACACTCAGAGTACAGCTTGATCCTTCTGATGGTATCAACACAGGGACGGTCTAGGTAGCTGTGGGAAAaacaggtgacattgctgaagtgTGCTTGTGTAATCCTGTGGGTATTCACATGCGTGTGTTTGAGGTGTTgatatgtgtgtgagaaagtgtatGAGTGCATGaattaatatgtgtgtgtatctgtgtatgttTGCATGCGTGTTTGAGAATATAGAGTGCAAGAGTTCATACGTGTAAGTATGTGCTTATTTGCATGTGTGACCTGCACTCACTCCTCGGTGCGGTGTAGGGCCAGAGCGTGGCCGGTGAACTCCATGACGTCGGCCCCGAGGTCGAAGCGTTTGAACAGGTCTCTCATGCTGGTGCTGGAGGGGTCCATGTCCTGGTGGGTGCGGGGGTCGCCCTCCTCAAAGTTCAGGATGAAGAGAAGCAGCTTTCGGAAGCGTCGCTTGTCAAACATGCCCATGAGGTCTGAAACGCCAGAGGAGACACATACAGTCAGCATCAGTCGTCAGGTACCCTTGGTGTTTGCTGTACGGTGTTGATGAACAAATGCAACAcgggcagggagtcaggtggctgagcggttagggaagcgggctagtaatatgaaggttgccagttcgattcccggccgtgcaaaattacgttgtgtccttgggcaaggcacttcaccctacttgcctcggggagaatgtccctgtacttactgtaagtcgctctggataagaacgtctgctaaatgactaaatgtaatgtaaatgcaaCATGGCTTCCTCAGTGGGGAGGGAGAGTCACCTGAATTAGCTGCCTCGGCCTCGGTGGAAGGGACCTTGTAGAGTTTTCCTGCTTTGTACACGTAGCTTCCCTCTACCACCTTGAAGTCGAGGTATCGAGTCACTTCTGTgaacaccaacattttgaccAGCTCGCCTGAAACAAGGATCACAATCTTACCCCACATCACTTCTTTTATGTTCActttttaaaagaaaatgacCATTACAATGACCGGTACATGTGGAGCTCCCAGCACATAGAATAGGCTGTATTCACCATTGGCAAGAAAAAACTTGGGGATGAGATCAACATTCCAGTCTCTCCCACATCCTATTGGTTTCACTGGACCAGGAACCTGGAATCTCTTATAGAGCTGCAAATACAGATACCGTGAATACTGTACaacagcacagtgtgtgtgcatgtgcacatatGCATGCTTGTAAaacacagtgcgtgtgtgtgtgcgtgtgtgtgtgtgaacgtgtctcTTTtacacagtgtgtgcgtgtgtgtgaacgtgtctcttgtacagtgtgtgcgtgtgtgtgtgtgtgaacgtgtctcttgtacacagtgtgtgtgtgtgtgaacgtgtctcttgtacacagtgtgtgtgtgtgtgtgtgtgaacgtgtctcttgtacacagtgtttgtgtgtgtgtgtgcgtgtgtgagtgtagtgaaCGTGTCTCttgtacacagtgtgtgtgtgtgtgtgtgaacgtgtctcttgtacacagtgtgtgtgtgtgtgtgtcaaacctCTTCTAAGGGGGAAATGGAGGCGCATTCTCCTCCATAGTAAGGGTTCCTGTCAATGTGAAGAACCCTCTTTCCACTCACAGTCATCAAGCCAGAGATGATGCATTCCTGAGAGAGACGGAACAAGAAccgcagagaaggaagagagaagagtgaaagagagagaagtgaagtAGTTCTTTCTGTATAAtaagaaaacaaaaataaacacaaaaaaTAAGTTGTATACCTGGGGCAAAGAAAATAGCAGATGATCAACAACAATGCTAATCTCTCTTACAGCAGTCTTCACCGAGGGATAggatctgattgtgtgtgtgtgtgtgtggagtttgtAAGAGGGGGGCTTATTTCACGATTGCTgagtttaaataaaataaaaaccacGTGATTCATTCATGATTCATTCAAAGCTATGATGTTAATGACATCTCTGGCTCACTATTTATCCTCAATCActtatactgaaacacaaagatgtaattcatttagcagatattAAAATTATATTCTGTTTGAATCAATGACCCATCACATATTTTATTTGatgtaatattttttttaaagcataAATGATGATGAATTGAAACACAGATCCTGTCTGTGTTTTCGTGGCTCAACAAACTGCTTCAGGTATCCTAGGAGGTGAACTTGTAAAGCGTCTGCTGGGATGAACTGCAAGATGACTCGTAATCCTGCAAGCTAACATGCAACACAATAAAAGCAGGTGTGAGTTAGTCTTACCTTCAGCCCTGTGCCCAGAACTATGATATCAAACTCCTGCATGCTGACAGAGTGGTGCGAGCCTGTGTCCCTCTCCTCGCCTGCTCCTGGGTATAGGACCCCCTTAcatactctaaccctaaccctacatacTCTGCAGGTGTGAGTCACTGTTTCCAGTTACAGATAACCCGGTTCTCCCCTTCGATAATCCTCTCAAACATAAGGGATCagacaacctgtgtgtgtgtgtgtgttgatgtgggaAGTGGCAGGACCTAGAACCTACAGTCTGCAAAGCATTCAGGTTTCAGTGTCACCAAGTTCCGCGATAGGAAGACATTTTCCGCAGGGTTTAATGTTTCTACAAATATGTACAATTCCAGTTTAAGTACTATTGGCGTTAAAGGCAATGGGCCCACATATCCTACATTAAATATGATGACATATTATGTACATATacgagtacttgatgaggaccctactttactttactgtactctactgtactctggtCTGCTCTGTTGTAGGATTCTCTATTCTATATATAATATAGGTTATCTATCAGTAAAATTGTATTCAAGTTTATAAACTTGCCAATTACTCTTTATTGACTTGGGAGTTCGCCCTTCCAACTTCATTCAGTACATCTACTATTTCATAATTGATGGAGGGTCTACTGATATCTATAAATAAACTAATtccagtcaggtggctgagcagttagggaatcgagctactgatctgaaggttgccagttcgatagttcgataaatgactaaatgtaatgtaaatgtattctcccctctcctctccttctcctttcacagtaagtgttaaaaaaaacttttgaaaaaaaagtatCTAAAGAATGACcaaatattttttacaaaaGTTTCACAAAAAGGTTTTGCATGAAgtatgtaggctacatagtCTACAAGTAAAAGTcagtaaaaagaaaaagtatGCGATTTGGGACGTAAGGTTTGAGACTCCTGTAAAGTGGATttgaaaattagttttaagttcatcacaccacagaagaatgtgttgtttctacccatccaaattctaagaagaaaaaaaacacagacaagtatgttaaattaggctcgtgaaaaaatcagcagtcttctctgcttgagactggggggggcgtgtcacctgaaggagctgaagctccgccccctcgaatttattgaatttagcaacaacagcaacactagctaaattacattttacatttacatttagcagacgctcttatccagagcgacttacagtaattacagggacattccccgaggcaaatagggtgaagtgccttgcccaaggacacaacttcattttttgcacagccgggaatcgaactggcaaccttcagattactagcacgattccctaaccgctgagccacctgactcccaaatcaattgcagatatcagaacagccaTATGTAACGGTGTGAGAACCTACAGTCTGCAAAGCATTCAGGTTTCAGTGTCACCAAGTTCCGCGATAGGAAGACATTTTCCGCAGGGTTTAATGTTTCTACAAATATGTACAATTCCAGTTTAAGTACTATTGGCGTTAAAGGCAATGGGCCCACATATCCTACATTAAATATGATGACATATTATGTACATATacgagtacttgatgaggaccctactttactttactgtactctactgtactctactgtactctggtCTGCTCTGTTGTAGGATTCTCTATTCTATATATAATATAGGTTATCTATCAGTAAAATTGTATTCAAGTTTATAAACTTGCCAATTACTCTTTATTGACTTGGGAGTTCGCCCTTCCAACTTCATTCAGTACATCTACTATTTCATAATTGATGGAGGGTCTACTGATATCTATAAATAAACTAAtgccagtcaggtggctgagcagttagggaatcgagctactgatctgaaggttgccagttcgatagttcgataaatgactaaatgtaatgtaaatgtattctcccctctcctctccttctcctttcacagtaagtgttaaaaaaaacttttgaaaaaaaagtatCTAAAGAATGACcaaatattttttacaaaaGTTTCACAAAAAGGTTTTGCATGAAgtatgtaggctacatagtCTACAAGTAAAAGTcagtaaaaagaaaaagtatGCGATTTGGGACGTAAGGTTTGAGACTCCTGTAAAGTGGATttgaaaattagttttaagttcatcacaccacagaagaatgtgttgtttctacccatccaaattctaagaagaaaaaaaacacagacaagtatgttaaattaggctcgtgagaaaatcagcagtcttctctgcttgagactggggggggcgtgtcacctgaaggagctgaagctccgccccctcgaatttattgaatttagcaacaacagcaacactagctaaattacattttacatttacaattagcagacgctcttatccagagcgacttacagtaattacagggacattccccgaggcaaatagggtgaagtgccttgcccaaggacacaacttcattttttgcacagccgggaatcgaactggcaaccttcagattactagcccgattccctaaccgctcagccacctgactcccaaatcaattgcagatatcagaacagccaTATGTAACGGTGTGAAaaccgtgaaactcactcctcaggtatgtagcaggccacccgcgtcaacgaagagctagtttttctttggcatagttggtagtggtcgcgcttggcaagtcggcGGTCGAGCGTTCGAATCCCGCCAGTGGCGAACGATACCTTGTcgtgacggagcgtggctacgtctgtAACATACCGTCACacatacctgcagtctctgagtgtttaatGTGtcaattactttgtctttgcattgtaccagctgagtaacagaatgcaaccgtctgtgatctgacatagatcggtcgggttttggctccgcctacaaaacctgagctgaataaggaagagaaactgttcaacggtctaactccacatttcagtgcgacaaagttttcgcactttgcacatgctttcaggaactcatttcacacatataatgtactgagaagcaaatcatggaatttgctttacaggaccTTTAAAGTATCTATAACTAAGTGATGCGGGAACAGTCGCCATACCATAACTTGACCAGCAGATGTCACTATGTAGAGGATGTATCAAACACAAAAAGCGATACTTCTTATGACACGGTTGTTTCAAATTGTGGCTCGTGTCTTCGTTTCCCCCATCACTACCTTTCTGTGCCCCACTCAGAAATTTTTGTTTAATTTTGTCGGCCGATCACTCAATGGAAAGAGGCAGTTGGTTAGAACAAACCTTTTAGCTTTAAATTTGAGCTGTAATACTAACCAATCAGCGTGTAGTCGGTCTCGGCATACATGTGAAAGACTCAAGGGGCTGAATGTTCCATGGTGCGGAAGAAACATCTTGCAAACTGTCAGTTTTATCTACAGGAGAAAACCACCAATATCACCAAGCAGCAGTGGTCCATAATTAATTGCCAATTTTGCATCGAGGAGAATGGATCACTGGAAAATGCGTTTACAAATACGTTTAAAGTATTAAGGGTTTATTGATCATTCCTtgcaaatgaataaataaagtaCCACAAAACAACGAGACTGTGTAGAATACATGCATCATTATGGCTGTTAACGCTGTTATGTCTAGAGCGCCACTATTGAAATTCAGACCAGTCGGTCTGTCAAGCAGCGTGGGGGCACGCCCACCGCGAGCACATTAACGCGACACTGCTGCGGGTGATCATGAGGACCAATGAAAGAcgggacagaaagaaagacccCGCTCGCTCTTGGGGGCCTTAAACTTACGCCACTAACTTAACTGTCTTTGGGCATCAGCGTCTTAGGTGACCGGGCGTCTTTTCTCCCACTCAAAACAAGACAACCAAAAATGGCCAAGCGTAAAAACAAAAGTGGAATTAAGCAACAGGAAGATGCCGCTTTCTTGCTTGAGTCGCCTGTGCCACAATCGCGGGGGATAGGCGAATATATGCTCCCTGGCTTGTTGTTCCTAATCTTAGTCATTGGAGGATTCACCGTGGGCTGTTTCAGTCTTCATCAACAATCCACCATCGACCAGCTAACAGAATCTTTCACAGCAATGCAGATGAGAATCAATAACTACCAGCAGGTGATGGGGATGAATGACGCACAGGTAACGTTCTCACGCGCAGTTTGTTGGAATGTTGAGTGTCCTCGTTCAATGTTCTGGTTAGCGGATATTTCAGACTGGTTCTGGACTGGAAAGTAATTGTGGTTCAGACTGGCTGTAGTGATCTGAAGGCCCAGCTTACACAGCAGTTAGGACACATGGAAAGAGCCATTGGCACTAGTCTAAACTATTTATAGGACACAAGTGTGTGAGTTGATCACGTTTCCTAAGCACATGTTGAAATGAGTAGCAATGACATTTCACAAAGGGTACTCCAAAAATACGGACTGGACACACTGCCTGTCAACAGCAGGCACATGCAGCATGTTCACAATACAAGGATTTAAAATATTTAAGCTAGATGACAGTCTTTATGACACACACCGTCAGACCATGATTCACTTTCTATGAACTCcatgaaaaaatacaaaaaaacaaaaagcaaATTTCTTTCAAACTTATAAAAAAAACTCAGAGCATGGTTTGTTTTTCTGAAaacatgtacatgtatgtgcGGCATCACTGCCGTGGCTAGatgcttgttgtgtgtgtgtgctccagggcagcccaggggagggggtggaggagaggatacTGGCCCTGGAAGAGGCTCAGAAACGGGCTCAGAGGAGCGCGGAAGACGCCCTGGAGACCACAGAGCTGCTGAAGAACTCCGACCTCTCCTCACAGGCAAGAGAGCTTCCATTTGGTTTGAACATTCAACACAGATCGCTGGACCCTGTAGGCTGAGGTCCTCAAATCCGGCCTGGGCCCCctgctgtatctctctctctctctctctctctctctctctctctctctctctctctctctctctctctctctctctctctctctctctctctctctctctctctctctctgtggt containing:
- the zgc:112334 gene encoding rab GDP dissociation inhibitor beta, with the protein product MQEFDIIVLGTGLKECIISGLMTVSGKRVLHIDRNPYYGGECASISPLEELYKRFQVPGPVKPIGCGRDWNVDLIPKFFLANGELVKMLVFTEVTRYLDFKVVEGSYVYKAGKLYKVPSTEAEAANSDLMGMFDKRRFRKLLLFILNFEEGDPRTHQDMDPSSTSMRDLFKRFDLGADVMEFTGHALALHRTEDYLDRPCVDTIRRIKLYSECQARHNNSPFLYPIYGLGELPQGFARLSAEYGGTCILNREVEQIVMESGKVVGVKSEGELFHCKQLICDPSYVPNRVKKVGRVIRVMCLLNHPIKNTHDASSCQIIIPQTQLNRKSDIYVCLVSYSHNVAADGTYMAVVSTTVETSNPEKEVQPALELLEPIMQKFVSVGNLVVPNEDGRKSQIFVSRSYDATSHFETECEDIKDIYRRLTGSEFSFGDLRREQLDESDED